In Carassius carassius chromosome 5, fCarCar2.1, whole genome shotgun sequence, one genomic interval encodes:
- the LOC132140572 gene encoding carbonic anhydrase 4-like, giving the protein MRCLLSAALLSVIVHLCSGADWCYQTQVSCESHCKGPDRWSEVNADCGKSRQSPINIVTKKTKLDERLTPFKFTGYQTVFESTMKNNGHSVQVSIPITATVSGGNLGETYKAVQFHLHWGNNGGPGSEHTVDGEQYPMELHIVHMKQRYNRLEDALRDPSGIAVLGFFYEESSSSNRKYDLFTHGLRSIQNTNGNTTLRKISLNQLILPEANMTNYYRYDGSLTTPGCTEAVVWTVFENPIPLDREQLRAFSTLKFHDGNSMVGTFRPVQPRNGRVVYRSSGAAVTASAVLILASISAALGLSRPN; this is encoded by the exons ACTGGTGTTACCAGACACAAGTGAGCTGTGAATCTCACTGTAAAG GACCAGACCGATGGAGTGAAGTCAATGCAGACTGTGGGAAGAGCAGACAGTCACCAATCAACATAGTGACCAAGAAAACCAAGCTGGACGAGCGGCTGACGCCTTTCAAATTCACCGGCTACCAGACCGTGTTCGAGAGCACCATGAAGAACAACGGCCACTCGG TTCAGGTCAGTATACCCATCACAGCCACAGTGTCTGGAGGAAACCTGGGAGAAACGTACAAAGCTGTGCAGTTTCACCTCCACTGGGGCAACAACGGAGGTCCTGGATCTGAACACACCGTCGATGGAGAGCAGTATCCTATGGAG CTGCATATTGTGCACATGAAACAAAGATACAACAGACTTGAAGACGCACTCAGAGATCCCTCAGGAATCGCGGTGCTGGGATTCTTCTATGAG GAGTCGAGCAGCTCTAACAGAAAGTACGATCTCTTCACACACGGCCTGCGCAGCATCCAGAATACAA ATGGAAACACGACGCTCCGTAAGATTTCTCTGAATCAGCTCATTCTGCCTGAAGCCAACATGACGAACTATTACCGGTATGACGGCTCTCTGACCACACCGGGCTGCACGGAGGCTGTGGTGTGGACGGTGTTTGAAAACCCCATTCCCCTCGACAGAGAACAG CTCCGGGCTTTTTCCACCCTGAAGTTTCACGATGGGAACTCGATGGTGGGAACGTTTAGACCCGTACAGCCACGTAATGGGCGTGTGGTTTACCGGTCCAGCGGAGCAGCGGTCACCGCCAGCGCCGTCCTGATTCTGGCCTCCATCAGTGCAGCGTTAGGCCTGTCCCGTCCGAACTAG